The proteins below are encoded in one region of Nitrospira sp.:
- a CDS encoding phosphatase, giving the protein MAKLGILDIGTNSIHLVLAEVDSDLSYKIVDRYKDMTRLGDGTFTTRRLSQDAMDRGLQAIQHMVRLARNKGFDQIKAVATSAVREARNGGDFLRRVSQQTRLRVRVITGDEEARLIFLGVQHGMVLPERPILVVDIGGGSVELVAGTRNGMIKGMSLKLGAIRLKDLYLAKSPPGKKMYRIMQSVVEHEIQDALGSFPVRRFDKVVATSGMAANLAEVVALRQTGRAVPQLNLATIELAELQAVEKTLAKSSIKQRLKMPGLDPRRVDTIFPTATVLRVLMERLGHQELTICDKALREGIIFDFIERHRERIEAEQTIPDVRRRNVFYLAHRCRSQVAHGQHVARLALQLFDQTRFIHGLGRREREWLEYAALLHDIGYVINARQHHKHAYYLIMHSDLAGFSADEIEVIANVARYHRRAEPSKKHEAFATMTSETKRTVRTLSAFLRIADALDRSQFGVVRQLDVKGRSMLNLRALTAGDAEFELWAARERIGLLEDVLGRRVQIVAQRGKNLST; this is encoded by the coding sequence ATGGCGAAACTCGGCATCCTCGACATCGGCACCAATTCTATCCACCTTGTCCTCGCTGAGGTCGATTCCGATCTCTCCTACAAGATCGTCGATCGGTACAAGGACATGACGCGCCTTGGGGACGGCACGTTCACCACTCGGCGGTTGTCTCAAGACGCCATGGACCGAGGGTTGCAAGCCATCCAGCACATGGTTCGCCTCGCACGGAATAAAGGATTTGATCAAATCAAAGCGGTTGCGACGAGCGCGGTTCGGGAAGCGAGAAACGGCGGCGACTTTCTCCGGCGAGTCAGTCAGCAGACCAGGCTCCGAGTGCGGGTCATCACAGGGGACGAGGAAGCCCGACTGATCTTCCTGGGAGTTCAGCACGGGATGGTCTTGCCGGAACGGCCCATTTTGGTGGTTGATATCGGCGGCGGATCGGTCGAGCTTGTGGCGGGGACCCGCAATGGGATGATCAAAGGCATGAGCCTGAAGCTGGGAGCGATCAGGCTGAAGGATCTCTATCTGGCCAAATCCCCGCCGGGAAAGAAAATGTATCGGATCATGCAGTCCGTCGTCGAGCATGAGATACAGGACGCGCTGGGCTCCTTTCCGGTTCGGCGCTTCGACAAGGTTGTGGCCACGTCCGGTATGGCCGCGAATCTGGCGGAGGTGGTTGCACTACGCCAAACTGGACGTGCGGTGCCTCAGCTCAACCTGGCGACCATCGAGTTGGCTGAACTGCAAGCCGTGGAAAAGACCTTAGCCAAGTCCTCGATCAAGCAACGGCTGAAAATGCCCGGCTTGGATCCTCGCCGTGTGGACACCATTTTTCCGACGGCTACCGTACTGCGTGTTCTCATGGAGCGGTTGGGACATCAGGAGCTGACCATCTGCGACAAAGCCCTTCGCGAGGGCATTATTTTTGACTTTATCGAGCGCCATCGCGAGCGAATCGAAGCTGAGCAGACCATCCCGGACGTCCGTCGACGGAACGTGTTTTATTTGGCTCATCGCTGCCGCAGCCAGGTGGCACACGGACAGCACGTGGCGCGATTGGCTCTCCAATTGTTCGATCAAACCCGGTTCATCCATGGTCTGGGCCGGCGGGAACGGGAATGGCTCGAGTATGCCGCCCTCCTTCACGACATCGGATATGTGATTAATGCCAGACAGCATCATAAGCATGCGTATTATTTGATCATGCACAGTGACCTGGCCGGCTTCTCCGCCGATGAAATCGAGGTGATCGCCAATGTGGCTCGCTATCATCGACGGGCCGAACCAAGCAAGAAGCATGAAGCGTTTGCGACTATGACGTCCGAGACGAAGCGCACCGTGCGCACCCTCAGTGCCTTTTTACGAATTGCTGATGCGCTGGATCGGAGCCAATTTGGAGTCGTCCGTCAACTTGACGTCAAAGGCCGGTCCATGCTGAACTTGCGTGCTCTGACGGCAGGGGACGCCGAGTTTGAGCTCTGGGCGGCACGCGAACGCATTGGTCTGCTAGAGGATGTGCTCGGGCGACGCGTGCAAATCGTCGCTCAGCGCGGCAAGAATCTGTCCACATGA
- the pstS gene encoding phosphate ABC transporter substrate-binding protein, protein MIAQYTWRTIGLVICGVTAMMSGAPSGFAASSMIKIDGSSTVYPVTEAVAEEFQKSTRGKVRVTVGISGTGGGFKKFCRGETDISDASRPILQEEIEACRANGIKYVELPVAFDALTIVVSPQNTWVNSITVADLKKMWTPEAQANVARWNQVRREWPDLPLALFGAGSDSGTFDYFTEAIVGKAKASRGDYTGSEDDNVLVQGVASNKSALGYIPFAYFAPHAKKLKALSIDNGQGPVAPSIDNVINGKYQPLSRPLFIYVKEAAAARPEVKAFVEFYLTEGAALAEEVKYIPLPKAAYTGALTRFREGRVGSAFGGTPEVGVSIEDVLKREPKL, encoded by the coding sequence ATGATTGCGCAATACACCTGGCGAACAATCGGCCTCGTCATTTGCGGCGTCACTGCGATGATGAGCGGGGCTCCTAGCGGTTTCGCCGCGTCCAGCATGATCAAGATCGACGGGTCGAGTACTGTGTATCCTGTTACGGAAGCCGTCGCCGAAGAATTTCAAAAATCTACGAGAGGCAAGGTGCGGGTCACGGTTGGGATCTCCGGGACTGGGGGAGGATTCAAGAAGTTTTGCCGAGGGGAAACGGATATCTCCGATGCGTCGCGACCCATCCTGCAGGAGGAGATTGAGGCCTGCCGGGCCAACGGCATCAAATATGTCGAACTCCCTGTCGCCTTCGACGCACTGACCATTGTGGTCAGTCCGCAAAATACCTGGGTGAATTCCATCACAGTCGCCGACCTTAAGAAAATGTGGACCCCCGAGGCCCAGGCCAACGTTGCACGCTGGAACCAGGTCCGCCGGGAGTGGCCCGATCTCCCCCTTGCGCTCTTCGGCGCCGGCTCTGACTCAGGCACGTTCGACTATTTTACCGAAGCCATTGTCGGCAAAGCCAAAGCTAGTCGTGGCGATTACACTGGGAGCGAGGACGATAATGTGTTGGTCCAAGGGGTCGCGTCGAATAAATCTGCCCTCGGCTACATCCCCTTCGCCTACTTCGCGCCACATGCGAAGAAACTGAAGGCGCTTTCCATCGACAATGGACAAGGGCCGGTCGCGCCTTCAATCGACAACGTCATCAACGGCAAGTACCAGCCGCTCTCCCGGCCATTGTTCATCTACGTGAAGGAAGCCGCGGCCGCCCGTCCTGAAGTCAAGGCGTTCGTGGAGTTCTACCTGACGGAAGGGGCCGCATTGGCCGAAGAGGTGAAATACATCCCGTTGCCCAAGGCGGCCTATACTGGTGCATTGACGCGCTTTCGAGAGGGCCGAGTGGGGTCGGCATTCGGAGGCACACCGGAAGTCGGCGTGTCGATCGAAGACGTGCTCAAACGAGAACCCAAACTATAA
- the pstC gene encoding phosphate transport system permease protein — MDKTVEAIRQLFGGQALSTIASDMRYRPLKRAHEALIEGGLFLAATVSVAITFAIVAVLLYESLSFFEHVSIWDFLTDTLWTPLFADAHFGILPLVAGTLVTSGVGLLVAIPLGTVAAVYLSEFAPKPLREVIKPVLELLGAVPTVVYGYFALLVVTPALQGIMPDLPGFNMLGPGIVIGIMIMPFVISLSEDAMRAVPMSLRESSYAMGATRLQTALHVIGPAATSGIVAAYILAISRAVGETMVVAIAAGQNPILTWNPMEPAATITAYIVQVALGDLPHGSIGYQSIFAAGLVLCLMTLAFNVLGHYMRKRFREVY, encoded by the coding sequence GTGGATAAGACGGTCGAGGCAATTCGGCAACTGTTCGGTGGCCAAGCACTGAGCACGATAGCCTCGGACATGCGCTACCGGCCGCTGAAGCGCGCTCACGAAGCCCTCATCGAGGGTGGTCTGTTCCTCGCCGCCACTGTGTCCGTCGCCATCACGTTTGCGATCGTGGCCGTTCTCCTCTATGAATCCCTGAGCTTTTTCGAACACGTCTCCATCTGGGACTTCCTGACCGACACCCTTTGGACACCATTGTTTGCCGATGCACATTTTGGAATACTCCCCCTCGTGGCCGGCACACTCGTGACGAGCGGCGTGGGCCTGCTTGTAGCCATTCCGCTCGGCACGGTCGCCGCGGTCTATCTCTCGGAGTTCGCACCGAAACCGCTTCGCGAAGTCATCAAGCCGGTGTTGGAATTGCTGGGAGCGGTACCGACCGTCGTGTACGGGTACTTTGCGCTGCTGGTCGTGACACCCGCGCTGCAAGGAATCATGCCCGATCTTCCCGGCTTCAACATGCTGGGACCCGGCATTGTGATCGGGATCATGATCATGCCCTTCGTCATATCCCTCAGCGAAGATGCCATGCGAGCCGTCCCGATGTCCCTGCGGGAGTCATCCTATGCCATGGGCGCCACTCGACTGCAAACAGCCTTGCACGTCATCGGGCCGGCGGCGACGTCCGGGATCGTGGCCGCCTACATTTTGGCGATTTCGCGGGCTGTTGGGGAAACCATGGTCGTCGCGATCGCGGCCGGCCAAAATCCCATCCTGACATGGAATCCGATGGAGCCGGCCGCGACCATCACGGCCTACATCGTCCAGGTGGCGCTCGGCGACTTGCCGCACGGCAGTATCGGCTACCAGAGTATTTTCGCGGCGGGCTTGGTGCTCTGTCTGATGACGTTGGCCTTCAATGTCCTCGGACACTACATGCGCAAGCGATTCCGAGAGGTGTATTGA
- the pstA gene encoding phosphate transport system permease protein PstA has protein sequence MASLRTTQSGHLMRRKLAEQLFVIFGLGTLLLAIAVLVLLFGQLAVDGLPRLRWEFFTSFPSRRAGEAGILSAWVGTCLIMLVTIATGIPIGVAAGVYLEEYAPKNWMTDLIEVTVTNLAGVPSIIYGLLALGAFVYFFGLGDTILTAGLTLALLILPVVIVATREAIRAVPVQIREGAYGVGATKWQIVTHHVLPYSLAGILTGVIIGLSRAIGETAPIITIGALTFIAFLPPAPLSPTPPFVSFEWLNSAFTALPIQMFSWVSRPGEAFLSNAAAAGMVLMVMTLLMNGAAIYVRYRMRKRITW, from the coding sequence ATGGCATCATTGCGCACAACACAGAGTGGGCATCTGATGCGCCGAAAACTGGCGGAACAGCTCTTCGTCATATTCGGGCTGGGCACGCTGTTGTTGGCCATCGCCGTCCTCGTCCTTTTGTTCGGACAGCTCGCCGTCGATGGCCTGCCGCGATTAAGATGGGAATTTTTCACGTCCTTTCCTTCGCGGCGAGCAGGGGAAGCCGGAATTTTGTCCGCCTGGGTGGGAACGTGTCTGATCATGCTCGTCACGATCGCGACCGGAATCCCGATCGGGGTCGCGGCCGGCGTCTACCTCGAAGAGTATGCCCCCAAGAATTGGATGACCGACCTGATCGAGGTCACGGTAACCAATCTGGCCGGGGTGCCTTCGATCATCTATGGGCTCTTGGCGCTCGGCGCCTTTGTCTATTTCTTCGGGCTAGGGGACACCATTCTCACCGCCGGGTTGACGTTGGCCTTGCTGATCCTGCCGGTGGTGATCGTGGCCACGCGAGAGGCGATTCGGGCGGTTCCCGTCCAAATCCGTGAAGGGGCCTACGGGGTCGGGGCGACGAAATGGCAAATCGTGACTCACCACGTCCTGCCATACTCGCTGGCCGGGATCCTGACTGGAGTCATTATCGGCCTGAGCCGAGCCATCGGAGAAACCGCCCCAATCATCACCATCGGGGCCTTGACCTTCATTGCCTTTCTCCCGCCGGCTCCTCTGTCGCCGACGCCGCCATTCGTGTCCTTTGAATGGTTGAACTCCGCGTTTACGGCGCTCCCGATACAAATGTTTTCATGGGTCTCCCGGCCGGGAGAGGCATTTCTCAGCAACGCGGCGGCGGCCGGGATGGTTCTCATGGTCATGACTCTGCTCATGAATGGGGCGGCGATATACGTGCGCTATCGGATGCGCAAGCGGATCACGTGGTAA
- the pstB gene encoding phosphate import ATP-binding protein PstB: MNDVSSTTGPTTLKAETKNLTFLYGQAKALHNNNLAVGQNQVTALIGPSGCGKSTLLRCFNRMHDLYAGNTYQGEIVLYPDHCNILAPDIDPIEVRMRIGMVFQKPNPFPKSIYENVAYGLRVRGTKRRSVLDETVERALRGAALWDEVKDRLDQSGASLSGGQQQRLCIARALATDPEMLLLDEPTSALDPIATASIEELLLSLKQHVTILIVTHNMQQAARVSDWTAFMYLGELIEFGPTKTIFTTPSNKQTEDYITGRFG, translated from the coding sequence ATGAATGATGTGTCGAGTACCACAGGCCCGACCACGCTCAAGGCAGAGACCAAGAACCTGACCTTCCTCTATGGCCAAGCAAAGGCCTTACATAACAATAACCTGGCGGTCGGTCAGAACCAGGTGACCGCCTTGATCGGCCCATCCGGATGCGGGAAGTCGACGCTCCTGCGCTGCTTCAATCGCATGCACGACCTCTACGCCGGTAACACGTATCAGGGGGAGATCGTCCTCTACCCCGATCACTGCAACATTCTGGCTCCCGACATCGATCCTATCGAAGTGCGCATGCGCATCGGCATGGTCTTTCAGAAACCCAATCCGTTCCCGAAGTCCATTTACGAAAACGTCGCGTACGGGTTGCGGGTTCGAGGCACCAAGAGGCGGTCCGTCCTCGACGAGACGGTCGAGCGGGCACTCCGCGGCGCAGCGTTGTGGGACGAGGTCAAGGATCGGCTGGACCAGTCCGGAGCGTCCCTTTCCGGTGGCCAACAACAGCGGCTCTGCATTGCCCGCGCCCTGGCGACCGACCCGGAGATGCTCTTGCTCGACGAGCCGACCTCCGCGCTCGATCCGATCGCCACGGCGAGCATCGAAGAACTCCTGCTCTCCCTCAAGCAACATGTGACCATCTTGATCGTGACGCACAACATGCAGCAGGCGGCCCGAGTCTCGGATTGGACCGCCTTCATGTACCTGGGCGAACTGATTGAATTCGGTCCCACCAAGACCATTTTTACGACCCCATCCAACAAACAAACCGAAGACTACATTACCGGTCGTTTCGGTTGA
- the phoU gene encoding phosphate transport system regulatory protein PhoU: MLRHFDEELAQLKAKLLRMAGLAEEQIENALQALTARDSVLATKVIEGDLRVNQLDVEIDEGCIELLALHQPAARDLRFITTAMKIASELERISDLAESISTRTLELNEEPQLKPYIDIPRMGKWATVMVKESLDSFVRGDVRLARKVLKDDDFVDDLMGQLFRELLSYMIEEPRTITRAIRLLFVAKSIERIADHATNIAELVVYLVEGKIIRHTVPTSSA; encoded by the coding sequence ATGCTGCGTCATTTCGACGAGGAACTCGCCCAACTGAAGGCAAAACTGCTCCGCATGGCCGGCTTGGCCGAGGAACAAATTGAAAATGCTTTGCAGGCTCTCACGGCGCGAGACTCCGTACTCGCGACCAAGGTCATCGAAGGCGATCTGCGTGTGAATCAGCTCGATGTGGAGATTGACGAGGGGTGTATCGAACTGCTTGCTCTCCACCAACCGGCTGCGCGTGACCTTCGCTTCATCACGACGGCAATGAAAATTGCGAGCGAATTGGAGCGGATCAGCGATTTGGCCGAAAGCATCAGTACCCGGACGTTGGAACTCAACGAGGAGCCGCAACTGAAGCCCTACATCGACATTCCACGCATGGGAAAGTGGGCGACGGTCATGGTCAAGGAGAGCCTTGACAGCTTCGTCCGGGGAGACGTGCGCCTCGCACGAAAGGTGTTGAAGGACGATGACTTTGTCGACGACCTGATGGGACAGCTGTTTCGTGAGCTGCTCTCCTACATGATCGAAGAGCCGAGGACCATTACTCGGGCGATTCGGCTTCTGTTCGTCGCAAAGTCCATCGAACGCATCGCCGATCACGCGACCAACATCGCGGAGCTAGTCGTCTATCTGGTCGAGGGCAAGATCATCCGCCATACGGTTCCCACCAGTTCCGCCTGA
- a CDS encoding phosphate ABC transporter substrate-binding protein: MGDLMRRWAEGLRVYAPQVSLAIESRGSVTGPPALIGGESDLAPMTRNMTSFEVAAFEKQYGYKPIFVRVALDALAVYVHKDNPIQGLTLQQVDGIFSSSQRCGGQALERWGDLVFGRLNATPISIVGRNKISGTYDYFRDSALCGGEFRAGYVELEGSVAVVNAVGSSIGTIGYAGIGFRTSTVRALPLAKWENEPYVAYDNEKHRDDPDLLKRYEPVISGRYPLSRFLYLYLNKPPGKPLPEALEKVVQYILSERGQKDVADGGFIPVPEKTLRAERAKLASDYRPSWWSGE, translated from the coding sequence ATGGGCGACCTCATGCGGCGCTGGGCGGAAGGACTCCGTGTGTATGCCCCTCAAGTATCCCTTGCGATAGAAAGCCGTGGATCGGTGACAGGGCCGCCTGCCTTGATCGGAGGCGAAAGCGACCTGGCTCCAATGACCAGGAACATGACCTCTTTTGAAGTCGCAGCCTTCGAGAAGCAGTATGGCTATAAGCCGATCTTCGTTCGAGTGGCTCTGGACGCCTTGGCAGTCTACGTCCACAAGGATAATCCCATTCAGGGGCTGACCCTTCAGCAGGTCGATGGGATCTTCTCCTCTTCCCAACGCTGTGGGGGCCAGGCCCTTGAACGATGGGGCGACCTCGTCTTCGGCCGGTTGAACGCCACACCCATCTCCATAGTCGGACGCAACAAGATCTCAGGCACCTATGACTACTTTCGTGACTCGGCCCTGTGTGGTGGAGAGTTCCGCGCCGGATATGTCGAACTGGAGGGGTCTGTCGCCGTGGTCAACGCGGTCGGCTCGTCCATCGGAACAATCGGCTATGCCGGAATCGGGTTCCGGACTTCAACGGTCCGCGCGCTGCCGTTGGCCAAATGGGAGAATGAGCCCTACGTAGCCTACGACAACGAAAAGCACCGCGACGACCCCGACCTTCTCAAGCGGTACGAGCCGGTCATATCCGGGCGCTATCCTCTGTCCCGGTTTCTGTACCTGTATCTCAATAAGCCGCCCGGCAAACCCCTGCCGGAGGCTCTGGAGAAAGTGGTGCAGTATATTCTCTCCGAGCGAGGACAGAAGGATGTGGCGGATGGCGGGTTCATTCCCGTTCCGGAGAAAACGTTGCGCGCAGAACGGGCTAAGTTGGCGTCTGACTATCGGCCGAGTTGGTGGTCGGGAGAGTGA
- the ppk1 gene encoding polyphosphate kinase 1: protein MADHTAQHLPSPVTDLGDASLYLNRELSWLEFNRRVLEEAERSTHPLLERAKFLGIYFNNLDEFFMIRVSGLREQLARGIVETPPDGMTPADQLTAIGRILQEQYQRVHDLWVYQITPALRDAGIHILDYARLTQSQHDALREYFEHEIFPTLTPLAFDPAHPFPHISNLSLNLAVVANDPEKGTCFARIKVPDLFPRLVAVPASEAGQRPARTGDEVRVIEFVWLEDLIAANLDLLLPGLSIEAWYPFRITRDADLAIEEDEAADLLSTIEEHVDLRHFGSVVRLEVAQEAPGTIRELLTRNLQLVPSQVQASTVRLGMADLLQLMKIDRPELKNPPFQPTLSDLFGKRTAFEIIRRGDLLLYHPYHSFTPVVDFIRQAASDPRVLAIKQTLYRVGVNSPIVDALVEARQNGKQVAVLLELKARFDEENNIEWARRLEDEGVHVVYGVMGLKTHAKLCMVVRRDPDRIRRYLHLGTGNYNVSTSQVYTDFAFLTCDDAIGKDATNLFNALTGYSRKTSYTRLVVAPHRMRTHILSRIDREIDRQRRHGDGYLAFKMNALVDRTSIARLYEASQAGVRIELAIRGICCLRPGVPGISETIAVRSIVGRFLEHSRMYYFRNGGDDELLVGSADLMPRNLDRRVEVLFPIHDRHLRDEAMSQIFDVGWRDTAHARELTADGRYVPLAPRPGELPSNSQDLLLQAAKDGVLLAGPR from the coding sequence ATGGCCGATCATACGGCACAACACCTCCCATCCCCCGTCACGGATCTTGGCGATGCATCGCTCTACCTGAATCGTGAATTGAGCTGGCTGGAATTCAATCGGCGCGTCCTGGAGGAGGCCGAACGTTCGACTCACCCGCTGCTCGAACGGGCCAAGTTTTTGGGGATCTATTTCAACAATCTGGATGAATTTTTCATGATCCGTGTGTCAGGACTGCGCGAGCAGTTGGCGCGCGGCATCGTAGAGACACCCCCCGACGGAATGACGCCGGCCGATCAACTCACGGCCATTGGCCGCATCCTGCAAGAGCAGTACCAGCGGGTCCATGACCTGTGGGTGTATCAGATCACGCCTGCGCTTCGCGACGCAGGCATTCACATCTTGGACTATGCACGTCTGACCCAATCACAGCATGACGCCCTCCGTGAGTATTTCGAGCACGAGATCTTTCCCACCTTGACCCCGCTTGCCTTCGATCCGGCCCACCCGTTCCCGCATATTTCCAATCTCAGCCTGAACCTCGCCGTTGTCGCCAACGACCCGGAAAAAGGCACTTGTTTTGCCCGTATTAAAGTGCCTGACTTGTTCCCCAGACTCGTTGCGGTGCCCGCGTCCGAAGCAGGACAGCGTCCTGCACGGACAGGGGACGAGGTGCGGGTCATCGAATTCGTGTGGCTGGAGGATCTGATCGCAGCCAACCTTGATTTGCTGTTGCCGGGGCTCAGCATCGAAGCCTGGTATCCGTTCCGCATCACGCGGGACGCCGACCTGGCGATAGAGGAGGATGAAGCCGCGGACCTCTTGTCCACGATCGAAGAGCACGTAGACCTGCGTCATTTCGGATCGGTCGTGCGCCTCGAAGTGGCCCAAGAAGCACCGGGGACCATCAGAGAATTGCTGACCCGAAACCTTCAACTGGTGCCGTCACAGGTACAAGCCAGTACCGTGCGTCTCGGAATGGCCGACCTCTTGCAACTCATGAAGATCGACCGACCGGAGCTGAAAAACCCTCCCTTCCAGCCGACGCTCAGCGACCTGTTCGGCAAACGGACCGCCTTCGAGATCATTCGTCGAGGGGATCTCTTGCTCTACCATCCTTATCACAGTTTCACGCCGGTCGTGGATTTCATCCGGCAAGCCGCCTCCGACCCACGAGTGCTTGCGATCAAGCAGACCCTGTATAGAGTCGGAGTGAACTCTCCCATCGTCGATGCGTTGGTCGAGGCCAGGCAGAACGGCAAGCAAGTGGCGGTGCTGTTGGAGTTGAAGGCCAGATTTGACGAAGAGAATAACATCGAATGGGCGAGGCGGCTCGAAGATGAAGGCGTGCACGTCGTCTACGGAGTTATGGGGTTGAAGACCCATGCCAAGCTTTGCATGGTCGTCCGACGCGACCCCGATCGCATTCGACGGTACCTCCACCTCGGAACGGGCAACTACAACGTGAGCACCAGTCAAGTGTATACAGATTTCGCCTTCTTGACGTGTGACGATGCGATCGGAAAGGACGCCACTAATCTGTTCAATGCCTTGACCGGCTATTCCCGGAAGACCTCGTACACGAGATTGGTCGTGGCCCCGCACCGGATGCGCACGCACATTCTCTCGCGTATCGACCGTGAGATCGATCGACAGCGAAGGCACGGAGACGGATATTTAGCCTTCAAGATGAATGCCCTCGTGGACCGCACCAGCATCGCCAGGCTGTACGAGGCCTCGCAGGCAGGCGTGCGCATCGAGCTGGCCATCAGGGGAATTTGCTGTTTACGGCCCGGGGTGCCGGGTATCAGCGAGACCATCGCGGTCCGCTCCATCGTGGGGCGGTTTCTCGAGCATTCCCGGATGTATTATTTTCGAAACGGAGGCGACGACGAACTGCTCGTCGGTAGCGCCGATTTGATGCCCCGAAACCTCGACCGGCGGGTCGAGGTGCTCTTTCCCATCCATGATCGGCACCTGCGGGACGAAGCGATGAGCCAAATCTTCGACGTGGGATGGCGCGACACCGCCCATGCTCGT